One region of Caldimonas thermodepolymerans genomic DNA includes:
- the rpoD gene encoding RNA polymerase sigma factor RpoD, producing MTAKKSAPAKSTAKAAKATETEEKKVTKAAAAKEEKEKTKPAAKAAAKTTRAARSSAADDGKPKAKRGRKPKAETVSRKASAADLDADDDFSDVDADLEADLEVEPEEVVAADDDKPKAKPLRMKVSRAKERALMREFGLDETTLTEDEVNKRRQELKTLIKMGKTRGFLTHAEINDHLPEKLVETEIMDAIVSMLNDMGIAVYEQAPDAATLLIAGGATTTATEEEAEEEAEAALSTVDSEFGRTTDPVRMYMREMGSVELLTREGEIEIAKRIEKGLQDMMLAISASPTTIAEILQLAEKIRAGEVQISEVVDGFVSEDEADDYVAEEDVDFFDDEDDDDGNGGSKALTKKLEELKNAALERFDQLAVHFDKMRKAYEKEGYKSPGYNKAQAAVSNIIMGIRFTVKTIERLCGILRSQVDDIRRYERELRKILVDKCGMPQEYFIKHFPPNALNLKWAEKEAAAGKPYSEVLRRNLPAVQEFQQKLIDLQAKAVVPIEDLKEINRKMNEGEKASRDAKKEMIEANLRLVISIAKKYTNRGLQFLDLIQEGNIGLMKAVDKFEYRRGYKFSTYATWWIRQAITRSIADQARTIRIPVHMIETINKMNRISRQHLQEFGHEPDAPTLAEKMDMPEDKIRKIMKIAKEPISMETPIGDDDDSHLGDFIEDTNNVAPVDAAMQAGLREVVKEILDSLTPREAKVLRMRFGIEMSTDHTLEEVGKQFDVTRERIRQIEAKAIRKLKHPSRSDKLRTYLDNL from the coding sequence ATGACCGCGAAGAAATCCGCCCCCGCGAAATCCACCGCCAAGGCTGCCAAGGCCACGGAGACCGAAGAGAAGAAGGTCACCAAGGCGGCCGCGGCGAAGGAAGAGAAGGAAAAGACCAAGCCGGCTGCCAAGGCCGCCGCGAAGACCACCCGCGCGGCCAGGAGCAGCGCGGCCGACGACGGCAAGCCCAAGGCCAAGCGCGGCCGCAAGCCCAAGGCTGAAACGGTCAGCCGCAAGGCCAGCGCTGCCGACCTGGATGCCGACGACGATTTTTCCGATGTCGACGCGGACCTCGAGGCCGACCTGGAGGTCGAGCCTGAGGAGGTGGTGGCGGCCGACGACGACAAGCCCAAGGCCAAGCCCCTGCGCATGAAGGTCTCGCGCGCCAAGGAGCGCGCGCTGATGCGTGAATTCGGCCTGGACGAGACGACGCTGACCGAAGACGAGGTCAACAAGCGCCGCCAGGAGCTGAAGACCCTCATCAAGATGGGCAAGACGCGTGGCTTCCTGACCCACGCGGAAATCAACGACCACCTGCCCGAGAAGCTGGTCGAGACGGAGATCATGGACGCCATCGTGTCCATGCTCAACGACATGGGCATCGCCGTCTACGAGCAGGCCCCGGACGCCGCCACCCTGCTGATCGCCGGCGGCGCCACCACCACGGCCACCGAGGAGGAAGCCGAGGAGGAAGCCGAAGCCGCGCTGTCCACCGTCGACTCCGAATTCGGCCGCACCACCGACCCGGTGCGCATGTACATGCGCGAGATGGGCTCGGTGGAGCTGCTCACCCGTGAAGGCGAGATCGAGATCGCCAAGCGCATCGAGAAGGGCCTGCAGGACATGATGCTGGCCATCTCGGCGTCGCCGACGACCATCGCCGAGATCCTGCAGCTGGCCGAGAAGATCCGCGCCGGCGAGGTGCAGATCTCCGAGGTGGTGGACGGCTTCGTCTCCGAGGACGAGGCCGACGACTACGTGGCCGAGGAAGACGTCGACTTCTTCGACGACGAGGACGACGACGACGGCAACGGCGGCTCCAAGGCGCTGACCAAGAAGCTGGAAGAGCTGAAGAACGCCGCGCTGGAGCGCTTCGACCAGCTGGCCGTGCACTTCGACAAGATGCGCAAGGCCTACGAGAAGGAAGGCTACAAGTCGCCCGGCTACAACAAGGCCCAGGCCGCGGTCAGCAACATCATCATGGGCATCCGCTTCACGGTGAAGACCATCGAGCGGCTGTGCGGCATCCTGCGCTCGCAGGTGGACGACATCCGCCGCTACGAGCGCGAACTGCGCAAGATCCTGGTCGACAAGTGCGGCATGCCCCAGGAGTACTTCATCAAGCACTTCCCGCCCAACGCGCTGAACCTGAAGTGGGCCGAGAAGGAAGCCGCCGCGGGCAAGCCCTACAGCGAGGTGCTGCGCCGCAACCTGCCGGCCGTGCAGGAGTTCCAGCAGAAGCTGATCGACCTGCAGGCGAAGGCCGTCGTGCCCATCGAGGATCTCAAGGAGATCAACCGCAAGATGAACGAGGGCGAGAAGGCCTCGCGCGACGCGAAGAAGGAGATGATCGAGGCCAACCTGCGCCTGGTGATCTCGATCGCGAAGAAGTACACCAACCGCGGCCTGCAGTTCCTCGACCTGATCCAGGAAGGCAACATCGGCCTGATGAAGGCGGTGGACAAGTTCGAATACCGCCGCGGCTACAAGTTCTCGACCTACGCGACGTGGTGGATCCGCCAGGCCATCACCCGCTCGATCGCCGACCAGGCGCGCACCATCCGCATCCCGGTTCACATGATCGAGACGATCAACAAGATGAACCGCATCTCGCGCCAGCACCTGCAGGAGTTCGGCCACGAGCCGGATGCCCCGACGCTGGCCGAGAAGATGGACATGCCCGAGGACAAGATTCGCAAGATCATGAAGATCGCCAAGGAGCCGATCTCCATGGAAACGCCGATCGGCGACGACGACGATTCGCACCTGGGCGACTTCATCGAGGACACCAACAACGTCGCGCCGGTGGACGCGGCCATGCAGGCCGGCCTGCGCGAGGTGGTCAAGGAGATCCTCGACAGCCTGACCCCGCGCGAGGCCAAGGTGCTGCGCATGCGCTTCGGCATCGAGATGTCCACCGACCACACGCTGGAGGAAGTGGGCAAGCAGTTCGACGTCACCCGCGAGCGCATCCGCCAGATCGAGGCCAAGGCCATCCGCAAGCTCAAGCACCCGAGCCGCTCGGACAAGCTGCGCACGTATCTCGACAACCTGTAA
- a CDS encoding adenylate/guanylate cyclase domain-containing protein, which yields MTGSSARTVLFADLRGSTALFGTLGNAQAAAVVTQTIGLLSRVVTQNSGKVVKTLGDGLMALFERGPMAVRAAREMQDSIARIMAEADTGAAALRLYVAMAHGEIVEVAGDSFGDAVNVAARLLDHAGDNEVLITQQVYEQLAAVDRQRFKSLERLHLRGRSEPCHVYRLESWYDDDATPSTLFADFTDTPLADCIRLALADAPQQVFTVQQMPVVIGRSPDSTFCIDDSRVSRLHARIEWHGGNFHLSDQSSNGSFVRFTGDHEVVMLRRGVCVLHGSGVIGLGASPADSSAAVLHFEVFSLASELPIGGS from the coding sequence ATGACCGGATCCTCGGCCCGCACCGTCCTGTTTGCCGACCTGCGCGGCAGCACGGCGCTGTTCGGCACGCTGGGCAACGCGCAGGCGGCCGCCGTCGTCACGCAGACCATCGGCCTGTTGAGCCGGGTCGTGACGCAGAACAGCGGCAAGGTGGTCAAGACCTTGGGCGACGGGCTGATGGCCCTGTTCGAGCGCGGCCCCATGGCGGTGCGCGCTGCCCGCGAGATGCAGGATTCGATCGCCCGCATCATGGCCGAGGCCGACACCGGTGCCGCCGCGCTGCGGCTGTACGTCGCGATGGCGCATGGCGAGATCGTCGAGGTGGCCGGCGACAGCTTCGGCGATGCGGTCAACGTGGCCGCCCGGCTGCTCGACCACGCGGGCGACAACGAGGTGCTGATCACCCAGCAGGTCTACGAGCAGCTCGCCGCGGTCGACCGGCAGCGCTTCAAGAGCCTGGAGCGGCTGCACCTGCGCGGGCGCAGCGAGCCCTGCCACGTGTACCGGCTGGAGTCCTGGTACGACGACGATGCCACCCCGTCCACCCTGTTCGCCGACTTCACCGACACGCCGCTGGCCGACTGCATCCGCCTCGCGCTGGCCGACGCACCGCAGCAGGTGTTCACGGTGCAGCAGATGCCCGTGGTGATCGGCCGCAGTCCGGACTCCACCTTCTGCATCGACGATTCCCGGGTGTCGCGGCTGCACGCGCGCATCGAATGGCACGGCGGCAACTTCCACCTCTCCGACCAGAGCAGCAACGGCAGCTTCGTGCGTTTCACCGGCGACCACGAGGTCGTCATGCTGCGCCGCGGCGTGTGCGTGCTGCACGGCAGCGGGGTGATCGGCCTGGGGGCCTCCCCGGCCGACAGCAGCGCCGCCGTGCTGCACTTCGAGGTGTTCTCGCTGGCCAGCGAGCTGCCGATCGGCGGCAGCTGA
- a CDS encoding HAD family hydrolase: MKPLLALTLDLDDTLWPIWPAIARAEAVLHAWLTEHAPATAARHDPASLRQLRNEVAERHPEWAHDLSTIRLKSLELALARCGDDPALAGPAFEVFFAERQRVELFDDVVPALERLAARFRLVALSNGNADLQAVGLARWFSGAVSARGFGVGKPDARIFREACRVADAAPQQVLHVGDDLALDVEGALAAGLQAAWIVRPQIHPEPGVPPAGTHHVVKDLAELADRIGA, translated from the coding sequence TTGAAACCCCTGCTTGCCCTGACGCTGGACCTGGACGACACCCTCTGGCCGATCTGGCCGGCGATCGCCCGGGCCGAGGCCGTGCTGCACGCCTGGCTCACCGAGCACGCCCCGGCCACCGCCGCGCGTCACGATCCCGCGTCGCTGCGCCAGCTGCGCAACGAGGTGGCCGAGCGCCACCCGGAGTGGGCGCACGACCTGTCGACCATCCGCCTCAAGAGCCTGGAGCTGGCGCTGGCCCGGTGCGGCGACGATCCGGCTTTGGCCGGGCCGGCGTTCGAGGTGTTCTTCGCCGAACGGCAGCGGGTCGAGCTGTTCGACGACGTGGTCCCGGCGCTGGAGCGGCTGGCCGCGCGCTTCCGGCTGGTGGCGCTGAGCAACGGCAATGCCGACCTGCAGGCCGTGGGCCTGGCGCGCTGGTTCAGCGGGGCAGTGTCGGCGCGGGGCTTCGGCGTCGGCAAGCCCGATGCGCGCATCTTCCGCGAGGCCTGCCGCGTGGCGGACGCGGCGCCGCAGCAGGTGCTGCACGTGGGAGACGACCTGGCGCTGGACGTGGAGGGGGCGCTGGCGGCCGGGCTGCAGGCGGCCTGGATCGTGCGCCCGCAGATCCATCCCGAGCCGGGCGTGCCGCCGGCAGGGACGCATCACGTGGTCAAGGACCTGGCCGAGCTGGCCGACCGCATCGGCGCCTGA
- a CDS encoding PAS domain S-box protein — MTPAVPPDDEESGRLRVLRELRLLDSSREECFDAAVRLLARMARVPIATLSLVDAGRVWFKAIHGAELDELSRDQTCCTWTIAGDVPFLVDDLTADPRFAGVRTVTGAPYVRAYAGLPLTVEDQRIGALAVLDVQPRHFGEAELAALHDVGRLVCELLKARLKEQRWRLQEARVRTASRAGSDWLWETDAQGRFTWASASMETHTGLRIEDKLGKLPHEILLRRDDPEHARSYDRYLAAREQREPFFNLIADMRTPGGLVTVAVNGVPVFDSAGRFRGYRGATRVVTAEIEAQRQAREAQALREAQLRESEARTAAVLQSLPDLWFVLDAEGRYVQCGTAAQHLLHMPFEQMRGASLEEVLPPAVAVQHKNALQRALATGTLQRVEYELQPMGDPTTRTFEGRFMPMSGTQVLLIVRDLTELRTMERELQIMHRAIEGEASLPITVVDVLAPDHPVVYVNPAFERLTGYGRDEVLGRNCRFLQGPETDQPALGQVREALRHGRSTTVVLHNYRKDGSRFINELHIAPVHDSHGRVTHFIGVQTDITERSIAAERLRVSEELYRSVALSISDGLMVVTSGSYVVAVNPAACRILDATMEELVMAPGLELLTESLQPLPPAEHPVARALASGEPVTERVYGLRRRDGQIRWLGVSAQPLRMAPHDKPLSAVVTFRDITQQRIAEQALSMSEQRWKFAIEGSGDGVWDWDAVADRVYYSRRWKELLGYQEHELTDSPEEWSSRVHPEDLPRVLEKLELHLKDVVPVYHSEHRLRHRSGRWLWVFERGRVVQRNEQGRALRIVGTYSDITRLKEAEKALRDKQAAELASRSKTEFLSRMSHEMRTPLNAMIGFSQLLKLSATNAQPSASQVRHYADHMLQAGQHLLALINDVLDLQRVETGQLTINIETISLRRTIEQALELLAPLAHASAVSFDNRIDEDVLVRADAQRLRQVLINIISNAIKYNRPDGVVRLTLGDRQGDAIDVLIEDTGEGLRPDQLARLFQPFERLGRETSPIEGTGLGLIIAKRLIDEMKGSIEVSSEPGKGTCVTLMVRLAEQAPAALPHEASAAPAPDPEVDLAPLRMLYVEDNPINALLFEEAMKLSGHIDLMIAEDGPQAFEIVRDWRPDILVLDAHLPGMSGFEVLRELREVHGLRDVPAFMCSADAMPEDIQRALDAGFLGYWTKPIEVRKVIAEVNQVAPRPVRVS, encoded by the coding sequence ATGACTCCAGCCGTTCCTCCCGACGACGAAGAATCCGGGCGCCTGCGCGTCCTGCGCGAACTGCGCCTGCTCGACTCCTCGCGCGAGGAATGCTTCGACGCCGCGGTGCGGCTGCTGGCGCGGATGGCCCGGGTACCGATCGCGACGCTCAGCCTGGTCGATGCCGGGCGGGTCTGGTTCAAGGCAATCCACGGCGCCGAGCTGGACGAACTGTCGCGCGACCAGACCTGCTGCACCTGGACCATCGCCGGCGACGTCCCCTTCCTCGTCGACGACCTGACGGCCGACCCGCGCTTTGCCGGCGTGCGCACCGTGACCGGCGCGCCCTACGTGCGCGCCTACGCCGGCCTGCCGCTGACCGTGGAAGACCAGCGCATCGGCGCGCTCGCCGTGCTGGACGTGCAGCCGCGCCACTTCGGCGAGGCGGAGCTGGCGGCGCTGCACGACGTCGGCCGCCTGGTCTGCGAGCTGCTGAAGGCGCGCCTGAAGGAACAACGCTGGCGCCTGCAGGAAGCACGCGTGCGCACGGCCAGCCGGGCCGGTTCGGACTGGCTGTGGGAGACCGATGCCCAGGGCCGCTTCACCTGGGCCTCGGCCTCGATGGAGACCCACACCGGCCTGCGCATCGAGGACAAGCTCGGCAAGCTGCCGCACGAGATCCTGCTGCGCCGCGACGACCCCGAGCACGCGCGCTCCTACGACCGCTACCTCGCCGCGCGCGAGCAGCGCGAGCCCTTCTTCAACCTGATCGCCGACATGAGGACCCCGGGCGGCCTCGTCACCGTGGCGGTCAACGGGGTGCCGGTGTTCGATTCGGCCGGCAGGTTCCGCGGCTACCGCGGCGCCACCCGCGTGGTCACCGCCGAGATCGAAGCCCAGCGCCAGGCGCGCGAGGCCCAGGCGCTGCGCGAGGCGCAGCTGCGCGAGTCCGAGGCCCGCACCGCGGCGGTGCTGCAGTCGCTGCCCGACCTGTGGTTCGTGCTGGATGCCGAGGGCCGCTACGTGCAGTGCGGCACCGCCGCGCAGCACCTGCTGCACATGCCGTTCGAGCAGATGCGCGGCGCCAGCCTGGAGGAAGTGCTGCCCCCGGCTGTCGCGGTGCAGCACAAGAACGCCCTGCAGCGCGCCCTGGCCACCGGCACCCTGCAGCGGGTGGAGTACGAGCTCCAGCCGATGGGCGACCCGACCACGCGCACCTTCGAGGGCCGCTTCATGCCGATGTCGGGCACCCAGGTGCTGCTGATCGTGCGCGACCTGACCGAGCTGCGCACGATGGAGCGCGAGCTGCAGATCATGCACCGCGCCATCGAGGGCGAGGCCTCGCTGCCGATCACCGTGGTGGACGTGCTGGCGCCGGATCACCCGGTGGTCTACGTGAACCCGGCCTTCGAGCGCCTGACCGGCTACGGCCGCGACGAGGTGCTGGGCCGCAACTGCCGCTTCCTGCAAGGCCCGGAGACCGACCAGCCCGCGCTCGGCCAGGTGCGCGAGGCGCTGCGGCACGGGCGCTCGACCACGGTCGTGCTGCACAACTACCGCAAGGACGGCTCGCGCTTCATCAACGAGCTGCACATCGCCCCGGTGCACGACAGCCACGGCCGGGTGACGCACTTCATCGGCGTGCAGACCGACATCACCGAGCGCAGCATCGCCGCCGAGCGTCTGCGCGTGAGCGAGGAGCTGTACCGCTCGGTGGCGCTGTCGATCAGCGACGGCCTGATGGTCGTCACCAGCGGCAGCTACGTCGTCGCGGTCAATCCTGCGGCCTGCCGCATCCTCGACGCGACGATGGAGGAGCTGGTGATGGCCCCGGGCCTGGAGCTGCTGACCGAGTCGCTGCAGCCGCTGCCGCCGGCCGAGCACCCGGTGGCGCGTGCGCTGGCCAGCGGCGAGCCGGTCACCGAACGCGTCTACGGCCTGCGCCGGCGCGACGGGCAGATCCGCTGGCTGGGCGTGAGCGCCCAGCCGCTGCGCATGGCGCCGCACGACAAGCCGCTGTCGGCGGTGGTCACCTTCCGCGACATCACCCAGCAGCGCATCGCCGAGCAGGCGCTGTCGATGAGCGAGCAGCGCTGGAAGTTCGCCATCGAGGGCAGCGGCGACGGCGTGTGGGACTGGGACGCGGTGGCCGACCGCGTCTACTACTCGCGCCGCTGGAAGGAGCTGCTCGGCTACCAGGAGCACGAGCTGACCGACTCACCCGAGGAATGGTCGTCGCGCGTGCACCCGGAGGACCTGCCGCGCGTGCTGGAGAAGCTCGAGCTGCACCTGAAGGACGTGGTGCCGGTCTACCACTCCGAGCACCGCCTGCGCCACCGCTCGGGCCGCTGGCTGTGGGTGTTCGAGCGCGGCCGCGTGGTGCAGCGCAACGAACAGGGCCGCGCGCTGCGCATCGTCGGGACCTATTCGGACATCACCCGGCTCAAGGAGGCCGAGAAGGCGCTGCGCGACAAGCAGGCCGCCGAGCTGGCCAGCCGCTCCAAGACCGAGTTCCTCTCGCGCATGAGCCACGAGATGCGCACGCCACTCAACGCGATGATCGGCTTCTCGCAGCTGCTCAAGCTCAGCGCGACCAATGCGCAGCCCTCGGCCTCGCAGGTGCGCCACTATGCCGACCACATGCTGCAGGCCGGCCAGCACCTGCTGGCGCTGATCAACGACGTGCTCGACCTGCAGCGCGTCGAGACCGGCCAGCTGACCATCAACATCGAGACCATCTCGCTGCGGCGCACCATCGAACAGGCCCTGGAGCTGCTGGCGCCGCTGGCGCACGCCTCGGCCGTCAGCTTCGACAACCGCATCGACGAGGACGTGCTCGTGCGGGCCGACGCCCAGCGGCTGCGCCAGGTGCTGATCAACATCATCTCCAACGCGATCAAGTACAACCGCCCGGACGGCGTCGTGCGCCTGACCCTGGGCGACCGCCAGGGCGACGCGATCGACGTGCTGATCGAGGACACCGGCGAAGGCCTGCGCCCGGACCAGCTGGCGCGCCTGTTCCAGCCGTTCGAGCGGCTGGGCCGCGAAACCTCCCCGATCGAGGGCACCGGCCTCGGCCTGATCATCGCCAAGCGGCTGATCGACGAGATGAAGGGCAGCATCGAGGTCAGCAGCGAGCCCGGCAAGGGCACCTGCGTGACGCTGATGGTGCGCCTGGCCGAGCAGGCGCCGGCCGCGCTGCCGCACGAGGCATCCGCCGCGCCCGCCCCCGACCCCGAGGTCGACCTCGCGCCGCTGCGCATGCTCTATGTCGAGGACAACCCGATCAACGCCCTGCTGTTCGAGGAGGCGATGAAGCTGTCCGGGCACATCGACCTGATGATTGCCGAGGACGGCCCGCAGGCCTTCGAGATCGTGCGCGACTGGCGGCCCGACATCCTGGTGCTCGACGCCCACCTGCCCGGCATGTCCGGCTTCGAGGTGCTGCGCGAGCTGCGCGAGGTGCATGGCCTGCGCGACGTGCCGGCCTTCATGTGCTCGGCCGACGCGATGCCCGAAGACATCCAGCGCGCGCTGGACGCCGGCTTCCTGGGCTACTGGACCAAGCCCATCGAGGTGCGCAAGGTCATCGCCGAAGTCAACCAGGTCGCCCCCCGCCCGGTGAGGGTGAGCTGA
- the hemH gene encoding ferrochelatase has protein sequence MSFRPEPALADGTPEGTAVLLCNLGTPDAPTAPALRRYLAEFLGDPRVVEIPPLAWKPVLHGIILRTRPAKSAAKYASIWTPDGSPLKVWTEKQATLLRGYLGERGHRVAVEYAMRYGQPSIATRLDALKARGATRVLVLPLYPQYSCTTTASVLDAVQAWGRGVRRLPEFRFVNQYHDHPGYIDALVRRISQYWMTHGRPDRLVLSFHGVPQRTRELGDPYHDQCHATARAVAARLGLDDSQYVVTFQSRFGRATWLQPYTEPTVVGLARAGVRRVDVICPGFVSDCIETLEEIGMEVRQAFLGAGGQAFHHIPCLNDLHEWIAALAAIAEQHLAGWPTRASAPRPLM, from the coding sequence ATGAGCTTCCGCCCCGAACCCGCCCTGGCCGACGGCACGCCCGAGGGCACCGCCGTGCTGCTGTGCAACCTCGGCACGCCCGATGCGCCGACCGCACCGGCGCTGCGCCGCTACCTGGCGGAGTTCCTCGGCGACCCGCGCGTCGTCGAGATCCCGCCGCTGGCCTGGAAGCCCGTCCTGCACGGCATCATCCTGCGCACCCGCCCGGCGAAATCGGCCGCCAAGTACGCCAGCATCTGGACCCCGGACGGCTCGCCGCTGAAGGTGTGGACCGAGAAGCAGGCCACGCTGCTGCGCGGCTACCTCGGCGAGCGCGGCCACCGCGTCGCGGTCGAGTATGCGATGCGCTATGGACAGCCTTCGATCGCCACGCGTCTGGATGCGCTCAAGGCCCGCGGTGCCACGCGCGTCCTCGTGCTGCCGCTGTACCCGCAATACTCGTGCACCACCACGGCCAGCGTGCTGGACGCGGTGCAAGCCTGGGGCCGCGGCGTGCGCCGCCTGCCCGAGTTCCGCTTCGTCAACCAGTACCACGACCACCCCGGCTACATCGACGCGCTCGTGCGGCGCATCAGCCAGTACTGGATGACCCACGGGCGACCCGACCGGCTGGTGCTGAGCTTCCATGGCGTGCCGCAGCGCACCCGCGAGCTGGGCGACCCCTACCACGACCAGTGCCACGCGACCGCGCGCGCCGTTGCCGCGCGCCTGGGACTGGACGACTCGCAATACGTCGTGACCTTCCAGAGCCGCTTCGGCCGCGCCACCTGGCTGCAGCCCTATACCGAGCCGACCGTCGTCGGCCTGGCGCGCGCCGGCGTGCGGCGCGTCGACGTGATCTGCCCCGGCTTCGTGTCCGACTGCATCGAGACGCTGGAGGAAATCGGCATGGAGGTGCGCCAGGCCTTCCTCGGCGCGGGTGGCCAGGCGTTCCACCACATCCCCTGCCTCAACGACCTGCACGAATGGATCGCGGCGCTGGCCGCCATCGCCGAGCAGCACCTGGCCGGCTGGCCGACCCGGGCGAGCGCCCCCCGCCCCCTGATGTGA
- a CDS encoding RNA-binding S4 domain-containing protein produces the protein MDGVRLDKWLWAARFYKTRSLAMEEIDKGRVQVNDQAAKRSREVRLGDRIRLKQGQVARTVVVRGLSEVRGPAPVAQQLYEETPESIAAREEYARNRRYLADPSQAIEHGRPTKRDRRQLAEWQRWSASVDDLGGKR, from the coding sequence ATGGATGGTGTCCGACTCGACAAATGGTTGTGGGCGGCGCGCTTCTACAAGACGCGCAGCCTGGCGATGGAGGAAATCGACAAGGGCCGGGTGCAGGTCAATGACCAGGCGGCCAAGCGCTCGCGCGAGGTCCGCCTGGGCGACCGGATCCGGCTCAAGCAGGGCCAGGTGGCGCGCACGGTCGTCGTGCGCGGGCTGAGCGAGGTGCGCGGCCCGGCGCCGGTGGCGCAACAGCTGTACGAGGAAACCCCGGAAAGCATCGCCGCGCGGGAGGAATACGCCCGCAACCGCCGCTACCTGGCCGACCCCTCCCAGGCCATCGAGCACGGTCGCCCGACCAAGCGCGACCGCCGCCAGCTGGCCGAGTGGCAGCGCTGGAGCGCCAGCGTCGACGACCTCGGCGGCAAGCGTTGA
- the grpE gene encoding nucleotide exchange factor GrpE: MTEAQNTQSNQPLEPNGAEASARDGQGEAQAQTQQEPQQAGLEQRVAELEAKLAEMSDAYLRAKAEVENTRRRAEEEMAKVRKFAVESFAESLLPVKDSLEAALAIETATTEQMREGVHVTLRQLTQALERNKVVEISPAAGAKFDPHQHQAISVVPAEQEPNTIVALLQKGYLIADRVLRPALVTVAAAK, encoded by the coding sequence ATGACTGAAGCTCAGAATACTCAATCAAATCAACCACTTGAGCCGAACGGCGCCGAGGCGTCGGCCCGCGACGGCCAGGGCGAGGCCCAGGCTCAGACCCAGCAGGAGCCCCAGCAAGCCGGCCTCGAGCAGCGCGTGGCCGAGCTGGAAGCCAAGCTCGCCGAAATGTCCGACGCGTACCTGCGCGCCAAGGCCGAGGTCGAGAACACCCGTCGCCGCGCCGAGGAGGAAATGGCCAAGGTGCGCAAATTCGCGGTCGAGTCCTTCGCGGAAAGCCTGCTGCCGGTCAAGGACAGCCTGGAAGCGGCGCTCGCCATAGAAACCGCCACGACCGAACAGATGCGCGAAGGCGTGCACGTCACGCTGCGCCAGCTCACCCAGGCGCTGGAGCGCAACAAGGTGGTCGAGATCAGCCCGGCCGCGGGCGCGAAGTTCGATCCGCACCAGCACCAGGCCATCAGCGTGGTGCCCGCCGAGCAGGAGCCCAACACCATCGTCGCGCTGCTGCAGAAGGGCTACCTGATCGCCGATCGCGTGCTGCGCCCGGCGCTGGTCACGGTCGCCGCCGCCAAGTAA
- a CDS encoding thioredoxin family protein encodes MQPVSSADFDAALAAAGDALVGVYFWGDDCFNCDQFKKAALLQEAALKAQDIHWLHANVYQDTELGRRFSLHGVPTFYFFHRDRKLGRITSWPGLPQFQQAISGLRERISASGSA; translated from the coding sequence ATGCAGCCGGTGTCGAGCGCGGATTTCGACGCCGCCCTGGCTGCTGCCGGCGACGCGCTCGTGGGGGTCTATTTCTGGGGCGACGACTGTTTCAACTGTGACCAGTTCAAAAAGGCCGCGCTGCTGCAGGAGGCCGCGCTGAAAGCCCAGGACATCCATTGGCTGCACGCCAACGTGTACCAGGACACCGAACTCGGTCGCCGGTTCAGCCTGCACGGGGTGCCGACCTTCTATTTCTTCCACCGCGACCGCAAGCTCGGCCGCATCACCAGCTGGCCCGGATTACCCCAGTTCCAGCAGGCCATATCGGGGTTGCGCGAACGCATTTCGGCCTCCGGATCTGCTTGA